In Eupeodes corollae chromosome 3, idEupCoro1.1, whole genome shotgun sequence, a single genomic region encodes these proteins:
- the LOC129952024 gene encoding 3-ketoacyl-CoA thiolase, mitochondrial, translating into MSAATKGIFIVGAKRTAFGTFGGTLKNVHQTQLQTTAAKAALESSGLKGDQVDTTVIGNVLSISSSDGIFIPRHVALHCGVPIEKPALGVNRLCGSGFQAVINGVQDIIMGSAKIALTGGVDSMSQAPFVARNIRFGTALGANYALEDGLWVGLTDTYCKLPMALTAENLAEKYKIAKDRVDEFALRSQVNWKKAQDDGVFKSEITPFKIKVKGKEIDFVVDEHPRPQTTIEGLNKLPSLFKKNGVVTAGTASGICDGAAAVVLASEEAVKEYNLKPLARFVGYSYVGVQPEIMGIGPVPAIENVLKATGLKLEDMDLVEINEAFSAQTLACMDALKLDINKLNLNGGAIALGHPLAASGARITGHLAHELQRKNLKYAVGSACIGGGQGIAVLLERC; encoded by the exons atgtctgcAGCAACTAAAG gaATATTTATTGTTGGTGCTAAGCGTACAGCTTTTGGTACATTCGGTGGAACTCTTAAAAATGTCCATCAAACTCAATTGCAAACAACTGCAGCCAAGGCTGCTCTTGAGTCATCTGGTTTGAAGGGAGACCAAGTTGATACCACAGTTATTGGAAATGTTCTTTCT atttcttcaTCAGATGGTATTTTTATTCCCCGTCATGTTGCTCTGCATTGTGGAGTACCAATTGAAAAACCAGCTCTAGGTGTTAATCGGCTGTGTGGTTCTGGTTTTCAAGCAGTGATCAATGGTGTTCAGGACATTATTATGGGATCGGCAAAGATAGCCTTAACAGGTGGTGTGGACAGTATGTCTCAGGCTCCATTTGTTGCTAGAAACATTCGCTTTGGAACAGCTCTGGGAGCTAACTACGCTCTAGAAGATGGTCTGTGGGTTGGACTTACCGATACTTACTGCAAACTGCCAATGGCACTTACAGCTGAAAATTTGGCTGAAAAGTATAAAATCGCCAAAGATCGAGTTGATGAATTTGCCTTGAGGTCCCAAGTAAACTGGAAGAAGGCTCAAGACGATGGTGTCTTCAAGTCGGAAATCACACCATTTAAGATTAAGGTCAAGGGCAAGGAAATCGACTTTGTCGTCGATGAACATCCCAG acCCCAAACAACAATTGAAGGTCTCAACAAACTTCCTTCACTTTTCAAGAAGAATGGAGTCGTAACAGCTGGAACCGCTTCT GGTATTTGTGATGGTGCTGCAGCTGTTGTATTGGCATCTGAAGAGGCTGTCAAAGAATATAATTTGAAGCCTTTGGCACGTTTTGTGGGTTATTCTTATGTTGGAGTGCAACCAGAAATCATGGGAATTGGTCCAGTGCCAGCAATTGAGAATGTACTTAAAGCAACTGGActtaaattggaagatatggattTAGTTGAA atcAATGAAGCCTTCAGTGCACAAACATTAGCTTGTATGGATGCCTTAAAACTTGatattaataaattgaatttaaatggtgGAGCAATTGCTCTAGGACATCCTTTGGCTGCTAGTGGAGCTCGTATAACTGGTCATTTGGCTCATGAATTACA GCGTAAAAACCTTAAGTATGCCGTAGGATCAGCTTGCATTGGCGGAGGACAAGGAATTGCTGTTTTGTTAGAACGGTGTTAG
- the LOC129951639 gene encoding peroxisomal targeting signal 1 receptor, whose amino-acid sequence MSLRKLVEADCGGANPLMQLGGQFTRDNAHKEEGFSGNHAPFESRSVMSEEQMVNEFMGQISGPPQSFQVNELLQELREIESQRFLPQVINAPRVIDEVTRNSSEWAKEFAQETLASQEGGPIQFDEAWRQPTIINVQPVQDNVTNVSEFFDLNDNQINLHPAPAPYLAICPAYIPPTSASFGDNELGAVGGETTSTMEDWLNDFQTSKKEHEKATDDYNSKFLQRLQEEWQKLSDDNGTEYPWLSDYSDMYDPYKEYSYAEENPMADVENAFEKGKEFLARGDIPSAVLCFEAASIKDPQNAEVWELLGICQAENEMDPQSIAALKRSLALKPNNMRALMALAVSYTNESLQSQALKSLTTWLHCHPKYNHLVPDHLLGPASNSSTTSLMRGPELKEIQHIFLEAVKQNPNEIDAEVQEALGVLFNLSSEFDKAVDCFQAALHVRPQNAKIWNRLGASLANGNRSVEAVEAYQRALEIEPGFIRVRYNVGVCCMNLKAYKQAAEHLLTALNLQANSTVRSGLKEGAVLSGSSSQMSDTIWTTFKMIISLMGRSDLHEYINDRNLNALNEAFKDSP is encoded by the exons GAATTTATGGGACAGATTTCGGGGCCTCCACAA TCATTTCAAGTCAATGAACTGCTCCAAGAGTTGCGTGAAATAGAATCGCAACGATTTCTTCCTCAAGTTATAAACGCTCCAAGGGTCATTGATGAAGTCACTCGTAATAGTTCCGAATGGGCTAAGGAATTTGCGCAAGAAACATTAGCATCACAGGAGGGAGGGCCAATTCAATTTGATGAG GCCTGGCGACAACCAACTATTATCAATGTACAACCAGTCCAAGATAATGTTACAAACGTGAGTGAGTTTTTCGATTTGAACGATAATCAAATAAATCTACACCCAGCTCCTGCACCGTACTTAGCGATTTGCCCGGCATACATTCCACCAACCTCCGCTTCA TTTGGAGACAATGAACTCGGTGCTGTTGGAGGTGAGACAACTTCAACTATGGAAGATTGGCTAAATGACTTTCAAACCTCTAAGAAAGAACATG AGAAAGCTACAGACGATTACAATTCAAAGTTCTTACAACGTCTGCAGGAAGAGTGGCAGAAACTTTCAGACGATAATGGGACCGAATATCCTTGGCTGTCTGACTACTCTGATATGTACGATCCTTACAAAGAATACAGCTATGCTGAGGAAAATCCAATGGCTGATGTGGAAAACGCTTTCGAAAAGGGCAAGGAATTTTTGGCTAGAGGTGACATTCCAAGTGCTGTGCTATGCTTTGAAGCAGCTTCAATCAAAGATCCCCAAAATGCAGAAGTCTGGGAGTTGTTGGGAATTTGTCAAGCTGAAAATGAAATG GACCCTCAGAGTATTGCTGCTTTAAAACGTTCTCTAGCTTTGAAACCGAATAATATGCGTGCCCTAATGGCTTTAGCTGTTTCCTATACCAATGAAAGTTTGCAAAGTCAAGCTTTGAAATCTCTCACAACATGGCTACACTGTCATCCAAAATACAACCATCTAGTTCCTGATCATCTACTGGGTCCCGCTTCGAACAGTTCGACGACCTCCCTTATGCGGGGACCAGAGCTTAAAGAAATCCAACATATTTTCCTTGAAGctgtaaaacaaaatccaaacgAAATCGATGCAGAAGTTCAGGAGGCCTTGGGTGTACTTTTTAATCTTTCGTCTGAATTCGATAAAGCTGTAGATTGTTTTCAGGCCGCCCTACATGTTAGACCGCAGAATGCTAAAATTTGGAATAGGCTTGGGGCCAGTCTTGCCAACGGCAATCGATCTGTTGAAGCTGTTGAGGCTTATCAGAGAGCCTTAGAAATCGAACCCGGATTTATAAGAGTTCGTTACAATGTGGGTGTGTGTTGTATGAATTTGAAGGCTTATAAACAAGCTGCTGAGCATCTCCTTACCGCTTTGAATTTACAAGCCAACTCAACTGTGCGGTCTGGCTTGAAAGAAGGAGCTGTTTTGAGTGGATCCTCCAGTCAAATGTCTGACACTATTTGGACTACATTTAAAATGATTATATCGTTGATGGGTCGAAGTGATTTGCATGAATATATCAATGATAGGAATTTAAATGCTCTCAATGAAGCATTTAAAGATTCTCcataa